The Phragmitibacter flavus genome includes the window ATCACTAACGCAGCGTGATCTTGCTCACATGGATCACCAAATTCTGCGTCCCCGCCCCCGGTTGCGCTGTCGGTTTCCACTCAAAAACCTCAATTGCCGGACGCTTCTCCTCGCCCGTCAGCACCAGCGCACTGACCCTCACCACCCGTTCAGCATCGGCCGGAGCTCCCGGCGGCAACGGCACCTCCTTCAAATCCAGCACCAGCGGATTCACCCCGTCGCGCAATCCTCCAATGATGATGTGCTCCTCCGCATTGTCCGTCACCGACGCCACATCAAAGCCGTTCACCACCGCCCTCGTTTCATAACCAAACGAAGCCACCTGCAACACCCCGATCCGGTCCGGCTTCGGACAAGGTTTCGCCACCGGTGGCACCACTCCCGTCGGCAACAAATCTGGATCGCTCAACAACCCCGGCTTCCCGCCCCCTTTCAGCACCGCCCGCACATCTGGCTGCGGCTCCAGATTGATCAAGCTCGTTGTATCAAACTTCCAGCCCGAAGCCTCCCTCACAAACCTCAAAAACAACAAGTTCTCCGGAATCTCCGCCGCGTCCGCGATCCCCAGGTCCACCTTGCCAAAATACACCAGCGACGCCGTCTCGCCGTTTTGCTGCACCTCAACAAATCGCAGAGGTGCCGTCTCTGGTGGTTTCATCGGCACCGCAAAAAGCGCCGCAGGAAAAGGCTGCTGCTGACTCACAATCAAATTGCGAATCGACATCTGCCGGTGCGCCGCCGTGGTCTGCTGCCATCCAGAAAAGTTCTTCGTCGCCATCGCTTCGCGCCAGGCCGAATAAGACCGGTCAAGCTCCCTCCTCAGCGCATGAACATCTGCCCGCACCGGAACCGCAGCAGCCACCATCAACAACAGCAAAAATAAACCATTCGCAAACCTCATGAGGCCTCCACCCTAAAACCTCCCGAGCTTCAGGAAAAGCCAAAACTCACATTTGGACTGCGGTGCTACGCACCGCTTTCGCCGGAGCCCAACGTCTACCCCTGCCCACCCTCCTTGACAGTCAACCCACACCCCTCAGCCCTTCACCTTCGCCTTCTTCCCAAACACCTTCAACTCCTCCCCGGATCTCACATAAATCCTTCCCTCCTCCAATGCCGGCGTCGCATTGATCGCCTCCCCCAACTCACTCACCTCCAGCACCTCAAAAACCTTCCCCGCCTTCAGCACCAGCACCTCACCCCGCTGCGAACAACAATAGATCTTCCCATCCGCCGCCACCGGACTCGAGAAAAACTTCGTGCTGCTCCCGCCCTTGCCCGTCAGCCGTTCCTCATAAATCTGCTCCCCCGTGGCAAAATCCACACACTTAAAAATTCCCCCGTCCCCCAACAGATACATCAACCCATCCACCACCAACGGCGTCGGCACATAGGGAATCCCCGCCGTCAGCTTATACCCCTCAACCGGCTTGTCCCCGCCCGCCGAAAAATCCAGCAGCGCACTCTCCTTGCCGCCCCCACCCGACCCCATCGTCCCAAACAACCGTTTCCCGTCAAAACCAAACGATCCCACACTGCGCTGCTTATACCCCGGATTGTGCTGCCAGTTCATCTTGCCCGACACCACATCCACTCCAAAAAATCCATTGGCCTCATTCGCCATCATCACCTCGCGTCCCTTCGACGTCTCACGCACCACCGGCGTGCTGTAAGTGTTTTTCGAAGTCTCCACCGGCAACTTCCACTTTGTCTCCCCCGTCTTCGCATCCAATCCGAGAATGACATTCTCCGGACCCTGAAACTCACACCTCACCACCATCACCCCGTCCACCACCAAGGCCGAACTGCCCGACCCATGCTCGTGCACATAAGCCGACAAATTTTCCCGTCTCCACAACAGCTTCCCTTCATGATTCAGGGCCAGCGCCTCCACCGTCTCCCCATTCGTCCAGTTCACAAACACCCCCGCCTCATTCACAAACGGCGTCGACGAAGCGAAAGTATTAAAATGATGCTGTTTGTGTTCTTTATAGGGCAGCTCATACGACCAAAGCAGACTTCCATCCAAAGCATCCAGGCACTTCACCAACCGTTTTGAATCCGACGCCTCTGCGGTCAGATACACCTTCCCCTCCCACAACACCGGCGACGACCACCCTTTGCCGACCGACGCACTCCAGGCAAGCGTCCCATCATCCAGCTTCACCGGCACATCCTTCACCTCCGCCACCCCCGACCCGTTCGGACCGCGAAATCTCGACCACTCCTCAGCATTCAGTCCTCCCGCCGTCAGCGTTCCCATCAACAATCCCAAGAGCAGTCGGTCAAAATTCATGCGCCGAATCAAACGTCTCTTTTTCCGCCGTCTTATCATCCTTTCATATCAACCACCGCAAAGTTTGACAGACCCCCTCCCCATCTGCTGTTTTCTCCTCATGCGTCGTGCTGCTATCGCCCTCCTCCTTTCTGCCACCTTCATCTCCTGCGCCCCCGCCAAGGACGACCTCAAAGCCAAAGTCGACACCACTCCCTGGATCGAACCCGACTTCCCCTTCTTCTCCTCCGTTCTCGACGCCCGCCACCTCGGCGAACCCCACGCCAAAAACAATCTCACCCCGCGCGGCATCATCCTCAACCTCGGCCACAACCTCTGGGCTTGTTTTGACACCGACCTCCTCCGCATCGCCTGCATCTGGCAGTCCGAAGAAGGAAAGCCCCCCACCACCCTCAACGCCCTCGCCCCCGGCTCCTATCAAATCGCCGGACAAAAAACCAAAGACGGCCAGGAACACCTCCCCGTCCCCCAAGGCAAAATCCTCCTCACCAACGGCATCTACCCCGGCTGGCAGGTGCTCCAATCCGAAACCGACACTCCCACCTTCACCGACCCCCGCCCCGCGCCCTTCACTCCAGAAGAAATCGGCCGCGGCCCTTTATCTAGTCAAAATGGCAAGCTCACGGCCCTACGCTACGATTCGAAGGGTGTTTCGTTCACCATTAGTCTGGCCGGTATTGATATCGATATTGATGCAGCGCCAAGAAAAACTGACTTAGTCCCGGGTATCACCACTCTTTTTACAATTGCCCCTCATGAAAAATCGTTAGCGCTGGTTCTCGGGAAAATACCCAACCTGCTAAGCCCAGATCTGAGTGACTCGGTGTTTCTTCTAGGCAACACCTCTCCAGATGATAATTCTACTCTAGCTTTATCGGTTGGCACGGATTCTCCCGAAGGAACTACTCTTGAAAAAGCTGTCCTAAAATGTGCGCCAGACGGCACTTATTATGTCTTCGTTCCTCCTTCCACTGCCACCCAGCATGTCTTGTTGGAGTTGATTGCCTTACACAGCAAACCAGACCATCCTGCCAAGTCTAACTCTAAACAAAAAGACCCTTTCAGCGCAGCCCCCCTTTGGTCCACCCCAAGCCCCCTCACCACCACCGCCACCCTCGCCCCATCCTCCGACGCCGCCTACGTCACCGACTCCATCCCCCTCCCCAACGACAACCCTTGGCACCGCAAAGTCCGCCTCGCCGACCTCACCTTCCTGGACAACAACGGCAACGCCGCCGGCGTCACCTTCGACGGCGACATCTGGCTCATCTCCGGCCTCAAAGGCGACCTCAAAGACGTCACCTGGAAACGCTACACCTCCGGCCTCCACGAACCCATGTCCATCGTCGCCCGCGACAAAGACCTCTTCGTCTTCGACCGCAACGGCATCTGGAAAATCCTCGATCAAAACGGCGACGGCGAAGCCGACACCCACGAAATGTTCTGCAACCTCTTCACCCAAACCGCCGAAACCCGCGAGTTCCCCAACAGCATGAAACTCGGCCCCGATGGCGCCCTCTACCTTGCCAAAGGCGGCCAGCAAGGCACCACCATCGGCAAAGACAACGGCAGCGTCCTTCGAATTGCCCCCGACGGCAAATCCTACACCACCATCGCCCACGGCCTGCGCCAGCCCTTCATCGGCGTCCACCCCAAAACCGGACTTGTCACCGCCAGCGACCAGCAAGGCAACTACGTCCCCTCCACCCCCTTCCACATCCTCAAGGACAACCAATACTACGGCTTTCTCAGCGACCTCCTCCCCGAAGAAAAATACCCCGCCCCCATCGCCGAACCGCTCGCCTGGATCCCCCATCCGGTCAATCCCTCCGGTGCCTCCCAGGTCTGGCTCACCGGAGCCAACATGGGCCCTCTCAACGACGAATGCATCCACATCGGCTACAATCGACCCGAACTCTTCCGCGTCCTCCTCGATGATCCCGCCAACCCTACCCGCGCCACCGTCGTCCCCTTCAGCCGCGACCTCGACCTCCCGCCTCTCAACGGCATCGTCAACCCCGCCGACGGCCAGCTCTACATCACCGGCTTTCAAGTCTGGGGCACCACCGCCAAACCCATCAGCGGCCTCGCACGCATCCGTTACACTGGCAAACCCCGACTTCTCCTCAAAGACCTTAGCCCCACCGACAAAGGCGTCCTCCTTCGTTTCAATCTTCCTCTCGACCCCACCACCGCCGCCGACCTCGCCAGCTACAGCATCGAACGCTGGAACTATCAGCGCACCCCAAAATACGGCTCCCCCCACCTCAAGCTCGACGGCACCCCCGGCCAGGAATGGATGCAACCCAGCAGCGCCTACCTCTCCACCGACAAACTTAGCCTCTTCCTCGGCATCCCCGACATGAAACCCGTCATGCAAATGCGCGTCGGCTGGGGCATCAAAGGGGCCGACGGACTCCCCGCCCAAAACAGCGCCTACTTCACCCCCGCCAAACTCCAACCCTTCGACCCTATCAAGGAAAACTTCGGCGACATCCAAATCGATCTCACCCCCAAACAACCCGTCGCCGCCGTCACCGAAGAAAAACCCACCCTCGAACAAGGCAAACGCCTCGCTGAAATGACCGGTTGCATCGCCTGTCACAGCATCGACGGCAGTGTCGTCGGAAAAGTCGGCCCCAGCTGGAAAGGCCTGTATGGCAGCGAACGCCTCCTCAAAGACGGCAAAACCAAAGTCAAAGCCGACGCCCCCTATCTCCACGAATCCATCATCGACCCCAACGCCAAAGTCATCAAAGGCTACGAAAAATTCGACGCCGGCATGCCCATCTACAACGGCATCCTCACCGAATCCCAAATCCAGTCCCTCATCCTCTACATCAAATCCCTGTGACACAGGCTTGCAGCCTGTGGGTGTGACAGGCATTTTGCCTGTCTCGCCGCACTCCACGTCAACAATCCTCCCCACCGCCAACCTTCCCTCCTACCCTCTTCCCACCGGCCGCGCCCCCTTGCCCACTCCCGACTTCCGACTTCCGACTTCCGACTTCCGACCTCCGACCTCCGACTTCCCACCACCATGCCCTCTCGCCGTCACTTCCTCAAATCCACCTTCCCCCTCATCCTCGGCTCCTCCACCCTCGGCCGCGCCGGAGCCACCGCCCCCAACTCCCGCATCAACCTCGCCTGCATCGGACTCGGCGGACAGGGCATTAGCAACCTCGGCAACTTCCTCGCCGACGAACGCGTGCAGATCACCACCCTCTGCGACGTTGACGCCAAACACCGCGAACGCGCCATGGCCAAAACCGGCCTCACCCCCGCCGATTGCTTCACCAATTATGGGGAAGCCCTCGCCCGACCCGGCATCGACGCCGTGATGAACGCCACCCCCGACCACTGGCACGCCCACATTGCCATCGCCGCCGCCCAGGCCGGCAAAGACCTCTACTCAGAAAAACCCCTCGGAGCCAGCATTACCGAAGGCCGCGCCATCTGCAACGCCGTGCAAAAACACCAACGCATCCTCCAATGCGGCACCTGGCGTCGATCC containing:
- a CDS encoding DUF7133 domain-containing protein, whose translation is MRRAAIALLLSATFISCAPAKDDLKAKVDTTPWIEPDFPFFSSVLDARHLGEPHAKNNLTPRGIILNLGHNLWACFDTDLLRIACIWQSEEGKPPTTLNALAPGSYQIAGQKTKDGQEHLPVPQGKILLTNGIYPGWQVLQSETDTPTFTDPRPAPFTPEEIGRGPLSSQNGKLTALRYDSKGVSFTISLAGIDIDIDAAPRKTDLVPGITTLFTIAPHEKSLALVLGKIPNLLSPDLSDSVFLLGNTSPDDNSTLALSVGTDSPEGTTLEKAVLKCAPDGTYYVFVPPSTATQHVLLELIALHSKPDHPAKSNSKQKDPFSAAPLWSTPSPLTTTATLAPSSDAAYVTDSIPLPNDNPWHRKVRLADLTFLDNNGNAAGVTFDGDIWLISGLKGDLKDVTWKRYTSGLHEPMSIVARDKDLFVFDRNGIWKILDQNGDGEADTHEMFCNLFTQTAETREFPNSMKLGPDGALYLAKGGQQGTTIGKDNGSVLRIAPDGKSYTTIAHGLRQPFIGVHPKTGLVTASDQQGNYVPSTPFHILKDNQYYGFLSDLLPEEKYPAPIAEPLAWIPHPVNPSGASQVWLTGANMGPLNDECIHIGYNRPELFRVLLDDPANPTRATVVPFSRDLDLPPLNGIVNPADGQLYITGFQVWGTTAKPISGLARIRYTGKPRLLLKDLSPTDKGVLLRFNLPLDPTTAADLASYSIERWNYQRTPKYGSPHLKLDGTPGQEWMQPSSAYLSTDKLSLFLGIPDMKPVMQMRVGWGIKGADGLPAQNSAYFTPAKLQPFDPIKENFGDIQIDLTPKQPVAAVTEEKPTLEQGKRLAEMTGCIACHSIDGSVVGKVGPSWKGLYGSERLLKDGKTKVKADAPYLHESIIDPNAKVIKGYEKFDAGMPIYNGILTESQIQSLILYIKSL
- a CDS encoding PQQ-binding-like beta-propeller repeat protein, with the translated sequence MNFDRLLLGLLMGTLTAGGLNAEEWSRFRGPNGSGVAEVKDVPVKLDDGTLAWSASVGKGWSSPVLWEGKVYLTAEASDSKRLVKCLDALDGSLLWSYELPYKEHKQHHFNTFASSTPFVNEAGVFVNWTNGETVEALALNHEGKLLWRRENLSAYVHEHGSGSSALVVDGVMVVRCEFQGPENVILGLDAKTGETKWKLPVETSKNTYSTPVVRETSKGREVMMANEANGFFGVDVVSGKMNWQHNPGYKQRSVGSFGFDGKRLFGTMGSGGGGKESALLDFSAGGDKPVEGYKLTAGIPYVPTPLVVDGLMYLLGDGGIFKCVDFATGEQIYEERLTGKGGSSTKFFSSPVAADGKIYCCSQRGEVLVLKAGKVFEVLEVSELGEAINATPALEEGRIYVRSGEELKVFGKKAKVKG